Within Haematobia irritans isolate KBUSLIRL chromosome 2, ASM5000362v1, whole genome shotgun sequence, the genomic segment gatGAAATCTTGGTAAATGCTGCTGACAACAAGCAGAGGGACAAGTCTATGAGCGCTATTAAAATCGATATTGATGCtgaaaaaaatacgatttcggTGTGGAACAATGGCCAAGGTATCCCGGTTACCATGCACAAAGAGGAAAAAATGTACGTTCCTACTATGATTTTCGGGCATCTCTTGACCTCATCCAACTACAACGATGATGAAAAGAAGGTCACTGGTGGTCGTAATGGCTATGGCGCCAAATTGTGTAATATATTTTCAACAATGTTTACAGTTGAGACGGCTTCCAAGCAATATAAACGCTCATTCAAACAAACCTGGGCCAGCAATATGACAAAAACTACAGAACCCAAAATAAAAGATTTTGCTGGCACTGATTACACCAAGATTACTTTTTCCCCGGATTTGGCAAAGTTTAAAATGGATCGGTTGGATGAGGATATTGTATCTTTGTTGTCCAGAAGAGCATTTGATGTTGCGGCATCTACCAAAGGCATAGCCGTATACCTCAATGGCAAGAAACTAGCAGTTAAGAATTTCAAGGACTATATTGATTTGTATGTCAAGGGTGAGGACGACTCTGCAGGTCAGCCCGTCAAGATTGTCTATGAACAATGCGGTGAGCGTTGGGAGATAGCGTGTTGTCCCTCGGACAGAGGTTTCCAGCAAGTTTCTTTTGTGAATTCGATAGCAACCACCAAGGGTGGTCGTCACGTCGACCATGTAGTCGACAATATTATCAAACAGCTGCTAGAGgttctaaaaaagaaaaacaagggTGGTATTAACATCAAACCCTTCCAGGTCCGTAATCATATGTGGATCTTTGTGAATTGTCTAATTGAAAATCCCACATTCGATTCACAAACTAAAGAGAATATGACGTTACAAGCAAAAGGTTTTGGATCGAAATGTACCATATCTGAGAAGTTCATTGGATCGGTATCGAAATCGGGTATTGTAGAATCGGTACTTTCCTGGGCTAAATTTAAAGCACAAAATGACATTGCCAAGACGGGCGGTAAGAAGTCGTCCAAGATCAAAGGTATACCTAAGTTGGAGGATGCTAATGAGGCCGGTACAAAGAATTCTTACATGTGCACTTTGATTCTCACCGAGGGAGACTCAGCCAAATCGTTGGCTGTCTCTGGCCTTGGTGTCATTGGACGAAATTTCTATGGTGTATTTCCACTTCGTGGTAAACTTCTAAATGTCCGTGAAGCCACATTCAAACAGTTGGCCGAGAATGCTGAAATCAATAATCTTTGCAAAATCATTGGTTTacaatataagaaaaaatatcttACCATGGATGACATAAAAACTCTGCGTTACGGAAAGGTAATGATCATGACTGATCAGGATCAGGACGGTTCCCATATCAAAGGATTATTAATCAACTTTATACACACCAACTGGCCAGAATTACTGCGTTTGCCTTTCTTGGAAGAATTTATTACGCCAATTGTTAAGGCAACCAAAAAGAATGAAGAATTGTCATTCTACTCTCTGCCAGAGTTTGAAGAGTGGAAGAACGATACCCCCAACCATAATACGTACAATATCAAATACTACAAaggtaataatttttcaaacttaaaaacttaaatatttttcaaaacaaaaaatcctttTAATTCATCTCCTAGGTTTGGGTACCTCCACATCGAAGGAGGCTAAAGAATATTTCCAAGATATGGAACGTCATCGTATTCTATTCAAATATGACGGCAGTAAAGATGATGACAGTATTGTAATGGCTTTCTCCAAAAAGCATATAGAATCTCGTAAAGAATGGCTAACAGCTCATATGGATGAAGTGAAGAGGCGTAAAACCTTGGGGTTACCTGAGCGTTATTTGTACGCTAAGGGCACAAAAGCAGTAACATACgcagattttgtcaatttggaATTGATTTTGTTCTCCAACGCAGACAATGTTCGTTCCATACCATGTTTGGTAGATGGTTTTAAACCTGGCCAGCGTAAAGTTATGTTCACATGCTTTAAACGTAATGACAAGCGGGAAGTCAAGGTTGCCCAGTTGTCCGGTTCTGTGGCTGAGATGTCCGCCTATCACCATGGTGAAGTTTCACTGCAAATGACTATAGTTAATTTGGCCCAAAACTATGTGGGTTCGAATAATATCAATTTGTTGGAGCCTAGAGGTCAGTTTGGTACCCGTTTAACAGGTGGCAAGGACAGTGCTAGTGCTCGTTACATTTTCACAATAATGTCTCCACTTGCTCGATTGATTTTCCATCCCTCTGACGATCCTCTATTGCAATACGAAGTAGATGATGGTCAAAAGATTGAACCCGTATGGTACATTCCTATAATACCAATGGTTTTGGTAAATGGAGCCGATGGTATAGGTACAGGTTGGTCAACCAAAATCTACAACCACAATCCAAGAGATATTATGAGAAATATCAGACGTATGTTGGGTGGCGAAGAACCACAACCAATGCATCCATGGTAAGCATTCGTAGCATCATGAGTCGATTTTTTATTTACGATAAACATTTTCCAGGTATAAAAACTTCCGTGGTGCTATTGAGTATATTTCGGATGGCCGTTACATTAGCTCTGGTAACATTCAAATTATACAGGGAGATAAAGTAGAAATATCGGAATTACCCATTGGTACATGGACTCAaacatacaaagaaaatgttcttgAACCTTTAGCAAATGGTTCGGAGAAGATTAAACCTATTATTGCTGATTACCGCGAATACCACACAGACACCACGGTACGATTTGTCATTACCCTGGCCCCAGGAGAATTTGATCGTCTCAATGAAGAACCTGGTGGTTTCCATCGCGTTTTCAAATTAACTTCTTCCATGTCCACAAACCAAATGCATGCATTTGATGAATTGAATTGCTTAAGACGTTTCCCAACCTCCATGGATGTTCTAAAGTCGTTTTATCCACTGCGCCTAGAATACTATCAAAAGCGCAAAGATTACTTGGTAGGAATGTTAACTGCTCAAGCTGATCGCCTTACCGATCAGGCGCGTTTCATATTGGAAAAGTGTGAGCGTACATTGGTAGTCGAAAATAAGAAACGTAAATCCATGATTGATGAATTGATAAAGCGTGGCTACCGTCCCGATCCCGTTAAAGAATGGCAGCGGCGCATTAATATGCAGGAGGAAGAAGAACCTGAGGATGAAGATGATGGTGCCGAAGAAGAAGCGTCCGTATCGGGCATCAAGAAAGAGAAAAAAGTTGTCGATCCAGAGAAAGCATTCCAAAAACTTACAGATGTTAAGAAATTCGATTACCTCTTGGGTATGTCCATGTGGATGTTGACCGAAGAACGTAAGAATGAGTTATTGAAACAACGTGATCAAAAATTGGCCGAATTGGCTgcattaaaagaaaaaactatACAAACGTTGTGGTTGGATGATCTGGACGAATTCGAAAAGAAATTGGATGAAGTTGAAGAAAAGGAGCGCCTTGATGAATTAGGCATTAACAAGAAACAAGCCAAGGCTTTGGCCAAGAACAAAGCTGCCGCAGCTGCAGCGACAAAGAAACGCGGCGGTAAAGATGCTAGCGGTGATGTTTTCCCCGATCCACAAGGAGTCAAAGTTGAGTTCAAGGTAAcggaagaaattatgaaaaaagtaGCCGCCGCTGTTGCTGCATCGTCTGGTGTTGCCAAAGTGAAGAAAGAAAAAGTTGATAAAAAGGCCGCAAAAGCAGGTGGAGTAAAACAAGAGGGCGAAGAAGGTGATGAGTTTGACGCCTTGGTAGAAGGAAAAGCTCCTAAAGTTAAGAAAGAACCGGGGGTAAAGAAACCGCGTAAGAAGAAGGAAGATAGTGGTGCTGATGGCCTCAAGCAATCCAAACTCAACTTCAAAGGCAAAGGCGGCGTAAGTGTTTgacgaatattttttttatatttgactaaatatttccaaatttttcttagcgAAAGAAGGCAAATAGCTCGGACGAAGATGACATTGATGGTTCGGGCAGTGATCTGGATATACATGTTGATTCTGTTGCCCCTCGTGCAGATCGACCTGGCCGCAGGGCTACAGCGAAAAAGTTCAATTACTCTGCTCTCCTTGATTCTGAAGAAGAGAAGAGTAGTGATGGTGAAATGGTATTCAAAGAAAACGATGCTGTTAAAGCCCCTACACATACCGTGGCTAAAATATCCGATGAAGAAAACAGCGAATTGGATGACTTCCAACCCGAAGAATCACCGGATAAAAAGAAGAAGCCTGCCGCAGCGAAACGACCACGCAAGAAGGCATTATCCAGCCCAGAAAGTGAAGAAGACACAAAGGCAAGCAAAATACTAAACGACTATTAGGTTACATAACTaagaattggcattttttatttattttcagaagaagaagaagaaacgtATTGTAAACAGTGacagtgatgatgatgatgattctgATTTTGAGGCTTAAAGTATTTACTACTACTACCCTTAAACATTAAAGTTTAGAATATAGATGATGGGAAACATTTTTTCCCACCTTCACCCGCAAAACAAACATTGTAAGTGTAAGCGTCTCCCCCCTCTTTGTGTATTCCAGCTATAATTAGTCCGTATGTTCTCAGATATATGTTacttttttaacaacatttctctttttttaattaatttaaaaagctAAGTATATCTATGTTTAaactttattgttttaatttaacaaatttcatttttattgattatataaaaaaagagaatatttttattttatctccCCCAAAGGACACAACTCATGGTCAATAtgcaaaagaaagaaatttatttccctataacatatttaatttttgtaaatacatTTGTTTTAATCAACTCAACAATAATTTTTGTTCTAGCTTACATGAAAAAGAAAATCTAATAtattcacattaaaattaaatataaaataaaattttaaataatattcagaaatttgttttagtttagttATTCAATTTGATTGTTGCTACATCATAAATATAGACCCAAATGGAAAAGCTGTTATTAATCGGTAGGAATAACCCCAAGTTTTGCTTCGTTTTGGACACCCATCTTCCACTACGAGTATATGATTgtagtgtatatatttttttaactttttaagaAAAGCAAAACTTTTCAAACTGATTTTACCAGCACAAACTTGAAATCTGCGTTAGGATTCAGATTAAGTCTATTTGAAACATGATTGaacaatgttaggttaggttatatagCAGCCCGTTATGTCAAGCTTTTTTCCCACAATTCAGTAATACCACAGCTggcaaacttctctcttacaaatgagtgctacccgattctatttTTAAAGCAGACAAGGGACCTTCCTTATCCGAGTTCGAATGGCGTTTGGCACTTGTATACAAGTTTTGTTGTTCGGCCGAAACTGGgttttgaacccatgaccctttaaaCATTAAGGAACAAAATGCTCTTGAACAAGAAATAACAGAGTATGATaaacatttgaagaaaatcttccGGTATGAGGCACAATCAAGCTCAGTGACATCAGGTGGTAGAATTTTTTGTGATAGCGGGAgtgtaactttttataccctgcgccacactgtggttaaaatcggttcagatttaaatatagctccaataCAAGTTttactgatttcggcaaaatcgccactgctaagtcgaaaacttgtataaatgactcaaattttcctgtacttctaatacatatatattgaccgataaatcataaatagacttttgcgaagttgcctaaaaattggttcagatttaaattttccccATGGCATTggccgaaataaattttaagtctatagattttgtagaatctaacaaattttgtcccgttcgagtcagatttaaatatatgtatatgggaacaaaaacctttatttatatataggtgCGGGTATAAGGCCCCTCccaactttagattttccttacttcttTTGACTAAGTACTTATCGCACCATCTACctacattttgtttttgcagTAAGTAAGACGTACATACCAGGATAACGAATCTCACCTTGTCTAaggtacactcatagaaaaaagtctgctaaaaacagcagtcgatgtctgctgttatatttttgtacttcagggccaaatgaacaacaatttataacatttttaggttataaatttttccccaaagcatatttaagaaccaaaagtagtttttggtatatttttgcaccgtaatatacttacaagctcctaaatacgatcagcaaacattttgtttgctgttatgcctcaattcgataaatattcagatttttggtcacatactatagatattcataaaatattgttttaattatgttagaatagctcctaagttgacatttttatttgttttagccaaaataaaacatgttttagagtaatcgagcttcaaaaatagcaggaaatgtttgctatttcagcaaacagtgactgctgtccctttttcagcagactttctgctgttttagcagacttttctgctgtccctactaacaaatttctttgattaaattgattatttttagaaaaatctgATGATGACTAGAAATTGAAGGGAGTTAGTTAATCTGTTAAGTTATGGatggtttcatagtaaaaactgaaatctgaaatttttctgtcaaaaaaaaatgaaatgaaataaaaaagaagaCTTCCGAAAATATGAggcttttttttacaaataaggTTGGCATTTTTTCCTGCCGGAAATATAAATTCggacaataaatttattttggcaactGACATCggcaaattaatttatattgggGCTTAGCCCCAATATGCAACCACTaaattttctgcattttttTCAGATAACGTTTCTGGTTGTTTTATACAGCAGATTGTTTTTGACATAAATCTCTTCATCTTTCATATGTTAATGGGTTGCATTTAGATCAATTTTAATGGCCCTGAATAAACGACATTTCTAGGGAAATGATCTAAAAGTTCAAGGAAAATATGTTCCTTTGTTCTGAATCGACTGTGATTATTTAAATGTCAACAAACATTCCCAACGGCAATGTAGACAATTTccctacaaataaataatttgttattTATGATCCACTACTTTCATTCTAATTTCTATTGTCTTCCATTGCATTCAAATATAAACTAAACTTCAATTCTATCAGTATTTTATAAACTAGCAAATAGTAATGAAGCGAAATCTAAATAGATTAGATTGGAATCGTTATGCGATTGTATGCTTATACATTGATATATGTCTCATAAATTTGTATCAATTCAATTTATACACACAGCTAATACAGGAAtacatgtttttgtttatttattggcCGTTCTTTGATTAATAtgtaataacaaataaaattatttttgtttttttttagattttacttttgaaatcttgtttttttttgttttcacacttgcaagcaGTTTCTAAattcgataatttttttaaacgagttttaaaatatttcagaaATTATTGCGTATTCTTTTCTTTTATCAAATACTTTAAAATGCCATCGACCGACATACATATTGGTAGCTTTTGTATGCATATTCAAAATATGGGGACACAAGAATGgaactataaaaataacaaaaaaggaaatggtactatcaatcacagaaaccaattaaaaaattgaatgttccgaataaaactttatttctttgagattgatttttattttgattaaaaaataagttaaatcaaccaagtttttaattgaaaaatgttcaaattcaATTAGGATTTTAATTTTCACATTTCTGTGTGATAACAACACTTAAGTCTGAGGCCTTTTTCTAaatcaataatttaatttaataaaattcaacaGGATTTGGGGCCAAttcattttgacagaaattcgaATATGATTTAACAAAGACCGCATGTCAGCATTGTTACACAGAAAAGGATTGTATTTATAactgaaatatataaatatattttaattaattttttaattggatcaattaaaaattttattgattttggtcgaaaagctcaatttttaaattaaggtaagggagccaccgtggtgcaatggttagcatgcccgccttgcatacacaaggtcgtgggttcgattcctgcttcgaccgaacaccaaaaactttttcagcggtggattatcccacctcagtaatgctggtgacatttctgagggtttcaaaacttctctaagtggtttcactgcactgtggaacgccgttcggactcggctataaaaatatatttttttttgtattattgtgtattcatttattaattatttggaGAGTAAAATACATAAATTGACTTCTTAAGTGTCCATAGCATACAAACCCATTTTGCTCCAATacgtttcaaattttgttatagccatttcacaatttaatttcgttagcatcttgaaaacatattttttaatctcatttgcaaaaaaaaatatttaatagtcTGATGTTCAACCACCCTTCTAGGAAACGAACCATTGATATATTTTAAAGATACATACCTATAGGTATACAACTTATTCATCACGGTTATATGAAATGCCCACCCTATCTATAAACAAATAGTTTGATTATGTGATTGATAACCCCGATGTACAactcttctgttttagttacgttacattatttattttaacgttATTTATAGATACctgtatttataaaaaagaacaaattttcatcatgtaaaaaaaagaaaacgcaaCAATTGGTAACAATCCGCTAGTAAAGTCTACTCTCAGATTGCTTGTGTTTCTCTCTCCAACCACAATAGAGTACGTGTGTCACCTTCTGCTCTAAGGATGGGGcccaatgtttcccatattctctattcaaccgtcgaacggaacggacgtgtttttcaatagcggataaactcatcgtaataggtacctactacgaatttcaagtgtggtgggatattaagccaccatccagcgaaattccaagtcatccactgggttgctaacttcagggcccagtggacgggtatcgactggagttataaatctgggcaatgaccaagagttaggcccaattagtcgacctgtagacgggtcgacagctgtcgacactctgacaagtcgaactttttctaaggtaacgacatcaaaaggaggtaatccctcacgaaagagattcaaggaacgcagaaatgctttgtttatcctaaagaagttaggatcagtcgacccaagcacgctgtcggctaaacaaagcgattccttaaaatgggctcaaggaattcttgagactggaaaaagggaacgatcgccggatgagctgccatcccccaaaagggatcaaagatcgtttgcctcagttgctaaagatagccttgtgatggctatcattaataaaggatcattggacggtatggttccaaagcaaaaatggggggaaattgagaatgctctgtctgtcgtctactcacaggtgctggaaaagtttcccggcccagatcctcgacaccaagaggctggttggtatcaaggacgatttaagctagtcgcatttgaggaccagaggtctatagaatgttttaaagctgctctgatactaattggtgaagtttgggaaggagctgctctagagttagtcgagaagaaagacataccggctagacctagagcacatgcctggatacctgcaaacccttctgaccctgaatctattttaaatagactgaaacgatgcaatccagatcttccaacagctgattggaaggttggccgtttggatgaagtggatggaccaagacggcatgcagtgtttatattgaacactcagtctttgccacatctggcaaagtcccagggccgtgtatgttatggctttcattatatccaaatgaaggtgtataaaaacgatcagctaaagtattcagaaatggacaagcctctgtctgaatcagaagtaagcggatcctcttgcgaagtcgagggagataccaaagttgaagacatggatagataccgtatgcgtgaggaggcttctattgcctcagaactcaccaaagtcgaacctatggttattgcgagagtcaacgatatctctgaagaggacattcttgatgactcgattgaagcggctgatgtgacggttgttgaaaatctcgatggtcctacggatcctccagataaatcttcatcattgtaaggctgcatgtgctgccttaaaagttctcctgatgaaaggggacatagacatagttcttattcaagaaccatatgtttatagaaacaaaatatgtgaattaagtactccggggttcaaactattgcagtatactggtaatgatgtaattcgagcctgtataattgctaaaaacgagcttaacttgtttctgcttccttcaatgtgcaatgcagacactgtcgttgccaatttagaaatagccaaatgcaaatattgggtatcttcggtctatatgggacatgacagggagatgcctccatgtgccgttaagaccttagttgaggagtccctgaaaacaaagacgaaactcattatgggatgcgatgcgaatgcgcatcatagtatatggggaagcagtgatactaatgcaaggggagagtcgctaatagagtttattttgcgtactaatctggtagtttgcaacaagggagatgccccaacctttgtcactaaaaacaggcaagaggttttggacatcaccttggcctcgcaagaactgaatgaaatgatatctgagtggcatgttttaagtgaacacagcttctcagatcatcgctacatcagtttcaaatttgatgttcatatcaccaagaccatattttcgccaaatgttaggaaagctgactggaataggtatagggaatcgttcaatatgatgataccggaaataacagagacaaatatgagaaatgtgcaagatatcgaacacgcagtggagcggattactaaggccttcaacatctcactgaaagctgcatgccctagaggaaagccaaggggaaaacatcgaccaccatggtggtctacggaattaagtaatatgaggaaatcctgcaggaagctctttaacaaggcaaagtccaccagagcccctgaggactgggacgcttacaagaggaatctgagaggatacaagcgagaactgagaaaggctcagcataactcttggaatgactactgcagcagtattgagaatacgtccgaggcttccagactacggaaggtgctagcatccaccaactccgctccaggtttcattaaaacatcggagggaaattggacaacgtccagtgaggagacgctggaggtgctattggacacacattttcctgggaatcagacggttgaaccatgtactggcggtgccacagttgctcagcggtcgtttcctgtcgaggaaattgtatcggaaactagaataagatgggcgctaaatagctttggaccattcaaatcccccggacctgatggaattactccggcggagttacaagctgtaactgacaaaattatcccctggttgtcagtgatatataaaggatgtatcaacttatcatatatcccaggaaagtggagggaaacaaaagtcgttttcatacctaaagcgggaaaagcctctcactcgagggcgaaggatttccgaccaatcagcttatcctcattcctacttaagactctggagaggatgatagatatttatcttagaactagaatcgattcaaggttgttctcgaaaggacagcatgcatactcgaagggcaggtctactgagaccgcactacatgaactagtcagctttattgaaagctcactatctgtcaaagaatacacaatcgtggcgtttctagacatcgaaggggcgttcaataatgtccatccgagctcgatattaaatggactgacaactctgaatgttgatccatgtatactcaggctgttagacgaactgctaatgaagagacgtatttcagccacactaggacaagcaaacatacaaaggtatgtgaacagaggcactccccaaggaggagttctatcacctcttctttggaatgttgctataaatagccttctggttactctagaaaaagaaaggataaaagtggtggcatacgcagatgatgtggctctggcagtcaggggaaaattcccatccacaatcagagatattattcagagggccctccggatgactgagaaatgggcgaaagacaatggtcttggggtaaatcctgcaaagacagaattagtcatgtactgcaacgatcgcaaaactcccacggttaggcctatttccttagggggtattgaaattccctttggtgaatgtgcaaaataccttggcgttattttggacaggaagctgaactttaagcttaatattgaagaaagggcgagaaaggcaactgtagctttgtactcgtgcaaaaaggcaataggaaaaaagtggggactgaaaccaaaaattgtgcattggctatacacggcagtggttagacctataatgctatatggtgttgtagtctggtggccggcacctcagaaaccgacttgtttagataaagttcagcgtatggcgtgtttgtgtatttcaggcgcattcagcaagacaggaacaaattcccttaatgtcgtgctgcatctattgcctttagacattttggccaaacagtcagctgcaacaacggctgtgcggttgcgcgaactatcgctgtggtcggaaaaaggttacggtcacagttctgtcctcaaaataatgccagatgtgcctaacgtagtggattacactttggcgagtccacttttcgacaaaaagtttgagactctaatccccaacagtgaggcgtggtgcacacagaccccggggaataaagaatatatagatttctacactgatggctccaaattggatggacaagtggggttcggagtata encodes:
- the Top2 gene encoding DNA topoisomerase 2, which translates into the protein MENGSGASGSGGVSIEKMYQKKSQLEHILLRPDTYIGSVEHTKELMWVYNEEKNRMVQKEISFVPGLYKIYDEILVNAADNKQRDKSMSAIKIDIDAEKNTISVWNNGQGIPVTMHKEEKMYVPTMIFGHLLTSSNYNDDEKKVTGGRNGYGAKLCNIFSTMFTVETASKQYKRSFKQTWASNMTKTTEPKIKDFAGTDYTKITFSPDLAKFKMDRLDEDIVSLLSRRAFDVAASTKGIAVYLNGKKLAVKNFKDYIDLYVKGEDDSAGQPVKIVYEQCGERWEIACCPSDRGFQQVSFVNSIATTKGGRHVDHVVDNIIKQLLEVLKKKNKGGINIKPFQVRNHMWIFVNCLIENPTFDSQTKENMTLQAKGFGSKCTISEKFIGSVSKSGIVESVLSWAKFKAQNDIAKTGGKKSSKIKGIPKLEDANEAGTKNSYMCTLILTEGDSAKSLAVSGLGVIGRNFYGVFPLRGKLLNVREATFKQLAENAEINNLCKIIGLQYKKKYLTMDDIKTLRYGKVMIMTDQDQDGSHIKGLLINFIHTNWPELLRLPFLEEFITPIVKATKKNEELSFYSLPEFEEWKNDTPNHNTYNIKYYKGLGTSTSKEAKEYFQDMERHRILFKYDGSKDDDSIVMAFSKKHIESRKEWLTAHMDEVKRRKTLGLPERYLYAKGTKAVTYADFVNLELILFSNADNVRSIPCLVDGFKPGQRKVMFTCFKRNDKREVKVAQLSGSVAEMSAYHHGEVSLQMTIVNLAQNYVGSNNINLLEPRGQFGTRLTGGKDSASARYIFTIMSPLARLIFHPSDDPLLQYEVDDGQKIEPVWYIPIIPMVLVNGADGIGTGWSTKIYNHNPRDIMRNIRRMLGGEEPQPMHPWYKNFRGAIEYISDGRYISSGNIQIIQGDKVEISELPIGTWTQTYKENVLEPLANGSEKIKPIIADYREYHTDTTVRFVITLAPGEFDRLNEEPGGFHRVFKLTSSMSTNQMHAFDELNCLRRFPTSMDVLKSFYPLRLEYYQKRKDYLVGMLTAQADRLTDQARFILEKCERTLVVENKKRKSMIDELIKRGYRPDPVKEWQRRINMQEEEEPEDEDDGAEEEASVSGIKKEKKVVDPEKAFQKLTDVKKFDYLLGMSMWMLTEERKNELLKQRDQKLAELAALKEKTIQTLWLDDLDEFEKKLDEVEEKERLDELGINKKQAKALAKNKAAAAAATKKRGGKDASGDVFPDPQGVKVEFKVTEEIMKKVAAAVAASSGVAKVKKEKVDKKAAKAGGVKQEGEEGDEFDALVEGKAPKVKKEPGVKKPRKKKEDSGADGLKQSKLNFKGKGGRKKANSSDEDDIDGSGSDLDIHVDSVAPRADRPGRRATAKKFNYSALLDSEEEKSSDGEMVFKENDAVKAPTHTVAKISDEENSELDDFQPEESPDKKKKPAAAKRPRKKALSSPESEEDTKKKKKKRIVNSDSDDDDDSDFEA